In a single window of the Pseudodesulfovibrio profundus genome:
- a CDS encoding PAS domain S-box protein: MMSDDAKSKKELIAELNDLRDELERIKAGSSDLSTGIPEDCRTILDNLPQVVFELGMDGKFTYVNKLGLETFGYTQADLDNGVWAMDIFPEKEAPRVDGNIRNILRGHGPYGEEYIASRKDGVEFPIKIYSQPLRHNGKTIGIRGTVIDISDFRDVEFALRQSENHYKALFDNTGTAMVLFDSQGIIIRCNDHFARLCACPKEEILGKMSWRDFVYEEDLPTMIQYHNVRNDDGGCAPSDYEFTFINRKGRKRKIHVFLQCLPDSMERVCSLIDITDRKQTEEALRLSEERYQLVVRGANDGIWDWDLESDKVYFSPRYKAILGYEDHEFPNMADSWKNHVHPDDLDYVIAANMECINGKVDQFEVEYRMLHKDGTYRWILGRGASAKNRQGVTYRLAGTHTDTTARKIQERTTLARYAISEAVSTTKDLPQLYKQIYAILDDLIGARNFYIALVDEKKDILHFPFWVDEKDDYYELCELSTTTKKGLTIHVLRTGEPLFISHADPHLKELEKKIGFIGSSSKVWLGVPLKSKGKVIGVMAIQDYHNPLHYRRSDAALLEAASEQVALAIERKQSEEQLTQLNEQLEVKVCNRTAELETKALELERANKRLKELDKIKSALVSSISHELRTPLTSIRGFAKLAGKDFQRHFKSLTNDSCLTAKGDRLLRNLGIIENEGERLTRLINDFLDINRIESGMASWNDSFINPCETVQQAVFALSGAFESKPGIRLIADLPKEVPTVYADPDKLQQILSNLLNNAWKFTRQGTVSVSISHTQDTVTICVADTGPGISKEEQHSIFEKFHKTRIGDTITQDDKGTGLGLAICREIVEHYDGSIWVESTPGEGSTFCFTLPIARQQNVACTF, encoded by the coding sequence ATGATGAGTGATGATGCCAAGTCCAAAAAAGAACTGATAGCAGAACTGAACGATCTGCGAGATGAATTGGAACGCATAAAAGCGGGTTCCAGTGATTTATCTACTGGTATTCCTGAAGATTGCCGGACCATTCTCGACAACTTGCCACAGGTCGTTTTTGAACTGGGGATGGACGGGAAGTTCACGTACGTCAACAAACTGGGACTTGAGACATTTGGCTACACTCAGGCAGATCTGGACAATGGCGTCTGGGCCATGGACATCTTTCCGGAGAAAGAAGCCCCCCGTGTTGACGGTAACATCAGGAACATCCTTCGCGGACATGGCCCCTATGGTGAAGAGTACATAGCCTCTCGAAAGGATGGGGTCGAGTTTCCCATCAAAATTTATTCGCAACCTCTCCGCCATAACGGCAAAACCATCGGCATCCGTGGTACTGTCATTGATATCAGCGACTTCCGTGATGTTGAGTTTGCTCTCAGACAAAGCGAAAACCATTACAAGGCGTTGTTCGACAATACCGGTACAGCCATGGTTCTGTTCGACAGTCAGGGCATCATAATACGATGTAATGATCATTTCGCCCGTCTTTGTGCCTGTCCCAAAGAAGAAATACTCGGCAAAATGAGTTGGAGAGACTTCGTTTACGAAGAAGATCTTCCGACCATGATCCAGTACCACAATGTTCGCAATGATGACGGCGGCTGCGCCCCAAGTGACTACGAATTCACCTTTATCAATCGTAAAGGGAGAAAGCGGAAAATCCACGTTTTTCTTCAGTGTCTGCCGGATTCCATGGAACGTGTCTGTTCCCTGATCGACATCACAGATCGCAAACAGACCGAAGAAGCGCTCAGGCTCAGTGAAGAGCGCTATCAACTTGTTGTTCGTGGAGCCAATGACGGCATATGGGACTGGGACCTCGAAAGTGACAAGGTCTATTTTTCTCCGCGCTACAAGGCCATCCTCGGGTATGAGGATCATGAGTTTCCCAACATGGCCGATTCATGGAAAAACCATGTTCACCCCGATGACCTCGATTATGTCATTGCTGCCAACATGGAATGCATCAATGGCAAAGTGGATCAGTTTGAAGTGGAATACAGGATGCTCCACAAGGATGGGACGTATCGATGGATTCTTGGCCGCGGTGCCAGTGCGAAAAACCGGCAAGGCGTAACCTACCGCCTTGCCGGAACGCATACCGACACGACTGCAAGGAAGATTCAGGAACGAACAACTCTTGCGCGGTATGCGATATCCGAAGCAGTCAGCACCACCAAGGATTTACCCCAGCTGTATAAACAGATTTATGCCATTCTGGATGACCTCATCGGAGCCCGAAATTTCTACATAGCCCTGGTTGATGAGAAGAAAGACATCCTGCACTTCCCCTTCTGGGTCGATGAAAAAGACGATTATTACGAACTCTGCGAATTAAGCACCACAACGAAAAAGGGACTGACCATTCACGTGTTGCGGACAGGAGAACCGCTGTTCATCTCCCATGCAGATCCACACCTCAAAGAGCTGGAAAAAAAGATCGGCTTTATTGGCTCCTCCTCTAAAGTGTGGCTGGGCGTTCCGCTGAAATCCAAGGGGAAAGTAATCGGTGTGATGGCCATTCAGGATTACCACAACCCCTTGCATTACCGCCGCTCCGATGCCGCTCTGCTTGAAGCTGCATCCGAACAGGTCGCGCTTGCCATTGAACGCAAGCAAAGCGAGGAGCAGCTCACGCAACTCAACGAACAATTGGAAGTGAAAGTCTGCAACCGGACAGCAGAACTGGAAACCAAAGCACTGGAACTCGAAAGGGCGAACAAGCGGCTCAAGGAACTGGACAAAATCAAATCGGCGCTGGTTTCTTCGATCTCGCACGAACTGCGAACACCGCTCACTTCCATCAGGGGATTTGCCAAACTGGCCGGGAAAGACTTCCAGCGCCACTTCAAGTCGTTGACAAACGACAGTTGCCTGACCGCCAAGGGAGATCGTTTACTCAGAAACCTGGGAATCATCGAGAACGAGGGGGAACGGCTGACTCGCTTGATCAACGACTTCCTGGACATCAACCGTATTGAGTCGGGCATGGCCTCCTGGAATGACTCGTTTATCAATCCCTGCGAAACCGTGCAGCAGGCCGTCTTTGCCCTGTCGGGCGCTTTTGAATCCAAACCGGGCATCAGACTGATAGCCGATCTGCCCAAAGAAGTGCCCACGGTATATGCTGATCCGGACAAACTGCAGCAGATACTATCAAACCTGCTGAACAACGCCTGGAAGTTTACGCGTCAAGGCACTGTCTCGGTATCCATAAGCCACACCCAGGACACCGTGACCATTTGTGTCGCCGACACCGGCCCCGGCATTTCAAAAGAAGAGCAGCATTCGATTTTTGAGAAATTCCATAAAACCAGAATTGGCGACACCATTACTCAGGACGACAAGGGGACCGGATTGGGGTTGGCCATCTGCCGCGAAATAGTCGAACACTATGATGGGTCCATCTGGGTGGAATCGACTCCTGGCGAAGGAAGCACGTTCTGCTTCACACTGCCCATTGCTCGCCAGCAAAATGTCGCCTGCACATTCTAA